Proteins from one Juglans microcarpa x Juglans regia isolate MS1-56 chromosome 1S, Jm3101_v1.0, whole genome shotgun sequence genomic window:
- the LOC121247296 gene encoding uncharacterized protein LOC121247296 → MNSIVVTLIDENTKWWDIEKVRRILPPREEAEVLNMIMTLESRPNSLVWEHEKSGAFSVKSAYRFFQSLGHVRQTGEASNAEEQMKMDFVQIALTMLSRGNIGEIEKLFLMAWDMWYRRNQKLYKDNVLSPEQVVDHALSLNQEHKTAAEEQKKGMKARCCWLPPPTAVLKLNIDGALFLDQCRSGVGMVLRDEHGKVIFSANKPEHEVQDPMKIELIAILRGLQMCIPLGIAELQVESDFLWYKN, encoded by the exons ATGAATTCAATAGTGGTAACTCTGATTGATGAAAatacaaaatggtgggatattGAGAAAGTTAGAAGAATCTTACCACCTAGAGAAGAAGCTGAGGTGCTCAATATGATAATGACTCTAGAGAGTAGACCAAATAGTCTTGTATGGGAGCATGAAAAGAGTGGGGCCTTTAGTGTGAAGAGTGCATATCGGTTTTTTCAATCCCTTGGCCATGTTAGGCAAACTGGTGAGGCTTCAAATGCTGAAGAGCAGATGAAG ATGGATTTTGTTCAAATTGCATTAACTATGCTGAGTAGAGGAAATATTGGGGAGATAGAGAAGTTGTTTTTGATGGCTTGGGATATGTGGTATAGGAGAAACCAGAAACTTTATAAAGATAATGTTCTTTCACCTGAGCAGGTTGTTGATCATGCATTATCATTAAATCAGGAGCATAAAACAGCTGCAGAAGAACAGAAAAAAGGGATGAAAGCTCGTTGTTGTTGGTTGCCACCACCTACAGCGGTTCTGAAATTGAATATAGATGGAGCACTTTTCCTTGATCAATGCAGATCAGGTGTGGGGATGGTTTTAAGAGATGaacatgggaaggttatttTCTCTGCTAACAAACCAGAACATGAAGTGCAGGATCCTATGAAAATTGAACTTATTGCTATTCTGCGAGGTTTACAGATGTGCATTCCCTTGGGTATAGCTGAGCTGCAAGTAGAGAGTGACTTCTTGTGGTACAAGAATTGA